A section of the Anabaena cylindrica PCC 7122 genome encodes:
- a CDS encoding acyl carrier protein: protein MDTLNVMNTLKTILTDLGIPEESLCEDTFLSKDLQIDSVETVEIALGLKRKLGVNIKLEAWQNMTLAQVCNVVEAAIANKT from the coding sequence ATGGATACCTTAAACGTGATGAATACCTTGAAAACAATACTGACTGATTTAGGTATTCCCGAAGAATCGCTGTGTGAAGACACCTTTTTAAGCAAAGATTTACAGATTGATTCCGTAGAGACAGTAGAAATTGCTTTGGGACTAAAACGAAAACTAGGGGTCAACATCAAACTAGAAGCTTGGCAAAATATGACATTGGCTCAAGTCTGCAATGTAGTCGAGGCGGCGATCGCTAACAAAACCTAA
- a CDS encoding benzoate-CoA ligase family protein: MDSISELLPPLFNVAAYFIEGNLAQERSEKTAFYYQDQTYTYTQVRSFVRRTAKLLSHLGLESENRIAILVPDTPEFVFAFWGAIWLGAVPIPINTAYNADDIQYILQDCRAKVLLTTEEWQQKLAPIQSPYLRSILSINGNGQNSFLSQLEQQDELLDWAKTSRDEPAFWLYTSGSTGRPKGVIHLHQSMVVCAEQYAKNTLGLHPDDITYSVANMSFAYGLGNTLYMPMAVGAAAVLSNGNNAFEIITDIQRYRPTVLFGIPSIYAAILAVDEISPLDVSSLRLCVSAAEQLPKSIWQQWLKTYNHEICEGIGTTEFLHIFLSNRIGECKTGTSGRPVPGYDVEIVDDDGIPCPPGTIGNLQVSGESLMLGYWNRLSQTRKAIYGNTMRTGDKYVRDADNYFRFIGRSDDLFKVNGQWISPIEIEDILHQHPQILEVAVVPESEGGEQLTQIVAYVSLQSGQEASPELENSIRRFAKQQLPHFKAPKIVRFVECLPRTATGKIHRHLLLKQQNLVHNLISLG, from the coding sequence ATGGACAGTATTTCGGAACTTTTGCCTCCATTATTTAACGTTGCAGCTTACTTTATAGAAGGCAATTTAGCCCAGGAACGCAGCGAGAAAACAGCATTTTACTATCAAGATCAGACTTATACTTACACTCAAGTGCGTAGTTTCGTCCGACGCACCGCTAAATTACTTTCTCATCTTGGTTTAGAATCAGAAAACCGCATCGCAATTCTTGTCCCAGATACACCAGAATTTGTCTTTGCCTTTTGGGGTGCTATTTGGTTAGGTGCTGTGCCTATCCCCATTAATACTGCTTACAATGCTGATGACATTCAGTATATTTTGCAAGACTGCCGTGCTAAAGTCTTACTCACAACCGAAGAATGGCAACAAAAATTAGCTCCTATCCAGTCACCGTATTTGCGTAGTATTCTATCCATAAATGGGAATGGGCAAAATTCATTTTTATCCCAACTAGAACAGCAAGATGAATTACTAGATTGGGCGAAAACATCGCGGGATGAACCAGCTTTTTGGCTTTACACTTCTGGTAGTACAGGACGACCTAAAGGTGTAATTCATCTCCATCAAAGTATGGTGGTTTGTGCAGAACAGTACGCTAAAAACACTCTAGGTCTGCATCCAGATGACATCACCTATTCCGTTGCGAATATGTCCTTTGCCTATGGCTTGGGTAACACCTTATATATGCCAATGGCAGTTGGTGCAGCAGCTGTACTATCGAATGGTAACAATGCTTTTGAAATTATTACCGACATCCAGCGATATCGACCGACGGTACTGTTTGGAATACCCAGTATTTATGCAGCTATTCTCGCTGTTGACGAAATCTCACCTTTAGATGTTTCTTCTTTACGTTTATGTGTATCCGCTGCTGAACAACTACCTAAAAGTATTTGGCAACAGTGGCTGAAAACTTATAATCACGAAATTTGTGAAGGTATTGGTACCACAGAGTTTTTACACATATTTCTCTCCAATCGTATAGGAGAGTGTAAAACAGGAACTTCAGGTCGTCCAGTCCCTGGTTACGATGTTGAAATTGTTGACGATGATGGTATTCCTTGTCCTCCAGGCACGATTGGTAACTTACAGGTAAGTGGAGAAAGCCTGATGTTGGGTTATTGGAATCGGCTATCGCAAACGCGCAAAGCTATTTATGGAAATACGATGCGAACTGGGGATAAATATGTGCGTGATGCGGATAATTATTTCCGATTCATCGGGCGATCTGACGACCTATTTAAAGTCAATGGTCAGTGGATATCACCTATAGAAATTGAGGATATTTTGCATCAACATCCCCAGATTTTAGAAGTAGCCGTAGTCCCAGAATCTGAAGGTGGTGAACAGTTAACTCAGATTGTGGCTTATGTTAGCCTCCAGTCGGGACAGGAGGCATCACCTGAATTAGAAAATAGTATTCGGAGATTTGCTAAACAGCAATTACCTCACTTCAAGGCTCCAAAAATAGTTCGCTTTGTAGAATGTTTACCCCGTACGGCAACTGGCAAAATTCACCGTCATTTATTACTTAAACAACAAAATCTTGTACATAATTTAATAAGCTTGGGTTAG
- a CDS encoding type I polyketide synthase, with translation MNFQHNGLEIAIIGMSGRFPGCNNIDEFWENLKAGVELTSVFTNTKLAKTDTEQKIKAGGILSDVELFDAAFFGFNPREAEAIDPQHRLFLECAWEALENAGYNSQLETRPIGVYAGVGMGTYLLYNLSPNQGWIESKGFLQTLVGVDKDYLASRVSYKLNLTGPSVSIGTACSSSLVAIHLACQSLLSGECDMALGAGVAVKVPQNELTLSPDEIVAADGHCKAFDSRANGTVGGNGIGVVVLKRLEDAIADRDRIYAVIKGSAINNDGAGKVGYTAPSQEGQTRVIRTAQMMAEVEPETITYIEAHGTGTALGDPIEIAAMTQAFRATTDEKNYCAIGSVKTNVGHLDAAAGIVGLIKTVLALDHKLIPPSINFESPNPQIDFDNSPFYVNTKLLEWKTNDSPRRAGVSSFGFGGTNAHIILEEAPPLEISSSARQQHLLVLSAKTSSALATATKNLAAYLKQHPDLNLADVAYTLQIGRQNFNYRRMVVGENLEDVVKKLDFVDQELLTSSNRSVVFMFTGQGSQYVNMGKELYEQETIFREECDRCFDYLQHHLHIDLHSYLYPTETDIQTATQQLQQTAITQPALFVIEYALAKLWISWGVSPVAMIGHSIGEYVAACIAGVFSLEDALSLVVTRGKMMQQLPAGAMLSISLPAQKVQSFLGDNLSLAASNAPLLSVVSGSIADITELEQQLTAKSIEYRRLHTSHAFHSSMMAAVVEPFTLAVKKIKLHPPQIPFISNLTGTWMTPEAATDPNYWARHLRQGVRFAEGIAQLLQNAESIFLEIGPGRTLTTLTKQQASARVILSSLRHPQEKQSDVGFLLNTLGKLWLTGVQINWAGFYQHEKRHRLPLPAYPFERQRYWIDPPQQGNHHSQRLKLDNWFYLPSWQRSIIPTQNLATANVSWLVFVDNTGFGDAFCQRLKTHYQHKVIQVKIGNCFSQINEQVYTINPQIREDYEKLFQKISQLGKVPLIAHLWSLNPHESFEKSQELGLYSLLNLSYVIAKQKITESLKIGVISSDIQIVIGDENIHPEKATVLGGCKVIPQEQPNITCRSIDIVISKLGENELIDKLIVEIVADTSEDVIAYRNNYRWVQTFAAIPLEKTATTKQLRQKGVYLIVGGLGGLGLGIAEYLAKTAQAKLALIGRSTLPEKSAWENWLMTHDEQDISSQKIRKLQEIEKLGAEVLVLSADVADEVQMRSAVTQINAKFGAIHGVIHAAGVRGGGLAQLKTSAMIKAVFAPKVQGTLVLDTIFKDVPLDFLVFWSSIAAFTGGYGNVDYVAAHTFLDRFAQCSSLPTITINWNAWQEAGMAIQLQEKYKLQQSHLEILKNGITLEEGIEAFNRILVSGLSQVIVTPQNMQETMTQYANMGVIFADKLADKTTVKANYPRPHLSNSYVLPRNQIEQTIADIWQEVIGIEKVGIYDNFFDLGGDSLIGVRVINSIQEEFHIQLSTVSIFEAPTVSQLAQLLNPEEKEQFALQQRRSRGEMRRQKMQIQK, from the coding sequence ATGAATTTCCAGCACAATGGTTTAGAGATTGCAATTATTGGTATGTCTGGGCGGTTTCCTGGCTGCAATAATATTGATGAATTTTGGGAAAACCTGAAAGCAGGAGTTGAGTTAACTTCAGTTTTTACAAATACAAAATTAGCTAAAACAGACACAGAACAAAAAATTAAAGCTGGTGGGATTCTGAGTGATGTGGAATTATTTGATGCTGCTTTTTTTGGTTTCAATCCTAGAGAAGCGGAAGCAATAGATCCTCAACATCGTTTATTTTTAGAATGTGCTTGGGAAGCTTTAGAAAATGCTGGCTATAACTCGCAATTAGAAACTAGACCCATAGGAGTTTATGCTGGTGTGGGTATGGGGACTTACTTGCTTTATAACTTAAGTCCCAACCAAGGTTGGATAGAATCAAAAGGCTTTTTACAGACTTTAGTTGGTGTTGATAAAGATTATCTTGCTAGTCGTGTTTCTTATAAATTAAATCTTACAGGGCCAAGTGTCAGTATAGGAACAGCTTGCTCTAGTTCATTGGTGGCAATTCATTTGGCTTGTCAAAGTTTGTTGAGTGGCGAATGTGATATGGCTTTAGGGGCTGGTGTTGCCGTCAAAGTGCCACAAAACGAATTAACTTTATCGCCAGATGAAATTGTGGCTGCTGATGGACATTGTAAAGCCTTTGATTCTAGGGCAAATGGTACTGTAGGGGGGAATGGGATTGGGGTTGTAGTTTTAAAAAGATTAGAGGATGCGATCGCAGATCGAGATCGTATTTACGCAGTCATCAAAGGTTCTGCCATTAATAACGATGGTGCCGGCAAGGTTGGTTATACAGCACCTAGTCAAGAGGGTCAAACCAGAGTTATTCGTACAGCCCAAATGATGGCTGAAGTTGAGCCAGAAACCATTACCTATATTGAAGCTCACGGGACTGGCACAGCTTTAGGCGACCCCATTGAAATTGCGGCGATGACACAAGCTTTTCGCGCTACCACTGACGAAAAAAACTATTGTGCTATTGGTTCAGTGAAAACCAATGTCGGTCATTTAGATGCCGCTGCGGGAATCGTCGGTTTAATCAAGACAGTTTTAGCCCTTGACCACAAACTTATACCACCCAGCATTAACTTCGAGAGTCCCAATCCGCAAATTGATTTTGACAATAGCCCGTTTTACGTCAACACAAAACTTTTAGAGTGGAAAACTAACGATAGTCCTCGTCGTGCTGGGGTTAGTTCCTTTGGCTTTGGTGGGACAAATGCCCATATCATCTTAGAAGAAGCGCCTCCTTTAGAAATCTCTAGTTCTGCTCGTCAACAACATTTATTGGTACTGTCTGCTAAAACTAGTTCTGCTTTGGCAACAGCCACCAAAAATTTAGCTGCATATTTAAAACAGCATCCAGATTTGAACTTAGCCGATGTTGCTTATACCTTGCAAATTGGTCGTCAAAACTTCAATTATCGACGGATGGTGGTGGGAGAGAATCTTGAGGATGTAGTTAAAAAACTGGACTTTGTTGACCAAGAACTTTTGACATCTAGCAATCGCTCTGTAGTATTCATGTTCACAGGACAAGGATCGCAGTATGTCAACATGGGCAAAGAACTCTATGAGCAGGAGACTATATTTAGGGAAGAATGCGATCGCTGTTTTGACTATCTCCAACATCATCTCCACATTGATTTACACTCCTATTTATACCCAACTGAAACAGATATTCAAACAGCAACCCAGCAATTACAGCAAACAGCAATTACTCAACCAGCCTTATTTGTCATTGAATACGCCCTAGCTAAATTGTGGATATCTTGGGGAGTGTCTCCTGTAGCCATGATTGGTCATAGCATAGGGGAATATGTAGCAGCTTGTATCGCTGGTGTTTTCTCCTTAGAAGATGCTTTATCACTGGTAGTAACTCGTGGGAAAATGATGCAGCAACTACCGGCAGGAGCGATGCTTTCCATCAGCTTACCTGCTCAAAAAGTGCAATCATTTTTAGGTGACAACCTCTCTTTAGCAGCCAGCAACGCACCATTATTGAGTGTCGTATCTGGATCAATAGCAGATATAACCGAACTAGAACAACAACTCACAGCAAAAAGCATAGAATATCGGCGGCTACATACTTCTCACGCCTTCCATTCCTCAATGATGGCAGCGGTAGTTGAGCCTTTTACCTTAGCAGTTAAAAAAATCAAACTTCATCCCCCACAAATCCCCTTTATTTCCAATCTGACTGGGACTTGGATGACACCAGAAGCAGCCACAGATCCCAATTATTGGGCGCGACACCTACGCCAGGGTGTACGATTTGCGGAAGGAATTGCTCAATTGCTGCAAAATGCAGAATCAATTTTTCTAGAAATTGGCCCAGGACGGACATTAACTACCTTAACTAAACAACAAGCATCTGCAAGAGTCATACTTTCTTCCCTGCGTCATCCCCAAGAAAAACAGTCTGATGTGGGATTTTTGCTCAATACTTTAGGCAAATTGTGGTTAACAGGAGTACAAATAAATTGGGCTGGTTTTTATCAGCATGAAAAACGCCATCGCCTACCATTACCAGCTTACCCCTTTGAGCGTCAGCGTTATTGGATTGATCCACCACAACAAGGCAATCATCACAGCCAAAGACTAAAACTAGATAATTGGTTTTACCTCCCTTCTTGGCAACGTTCAATTATACCTACACAAAATTTAGCAACAGCAAATGTTTCTTGGCTAGTTTTTGTAGATAATACTGGCTTTGGTGATGCTTTTTGTCAACGCTTAAAAACTCACTACCAACACAAAGTTATTCAAGTTAAAATTGGCAATTGCTTCTCTCAGATCAATGAGCAAGTCTATACAATCAATCCGCAAATTAGAGAGGACTATGAGAAATTATTCCAGAAAATATCTCAATTAGGAAAAGTACCCCTGATTGCTCACCTATGGAGTCTTAATCCCCATGAATCTTTTGAGAAATCTCAAGAATTAGGTTTATACAGCTTACTCAATTTATCTTATGTAATTGCTAAACAAAAGATAACTGAATCTTTGAAAATTGGCGTTATATCTAGTGATATCCAAATAGTTATAGGTGATGAAAATATTCACCCAGAAAAAGCTACAGTTTTAGGTGGCTGCAAAGTTATTCCGCAAGAACAGCCAAATATAACTTGTCGTAGCATTGATATTGTCATTAGCAAATTAGGTGAAAATGAACTTATAGATAAACTCATAGTAGAAATTGTTGCAGATACTAGCGAAGATGTGATCGCTTATAGAAATAACTATCGTTGGGTACAAACCTTTGCAGCAATACCTTTAGAAAAGACAGCAACAACAAAACAACTGCGACAAAAAGGAGTTTATCTAATTGTTGGTGGACTTGGTGGTTTAGGCTTAGGAATTGCCGAATATTTAGCCAAGACAGCACAAGCCAAACTAGCTTTAATTGGGCGTTCAACCTTACCAGAAAAATCAGCATGGGAAAATTGGCTAATGACCCATGATGAGCAAGATATTTCTAGTCAAAAGATTCGTAAACTACAAGAAATAGAAAAACTTGGCGCAGAAGTATTAGTTTTGAGTGCTGATGTTGCTGATGAAGTCCAAATGCGATCAGCAGTAACTCAAATAAACGCAAAATTTGGTGCAATTCATGGAGTAATTCATGCAGCTGGAGTACGTGGTGGAGGTTTAGCTCAACTCAAAACATCGGCAATGATAAAAGCCGTCTTTGCGCCGAAAGTTCAAGGAACATTAGTACTTGATACTATCTTCAAAGATGTGCCATTAGACTTCTTAGTTTTTTGGTCTTCTATAGCAGCTTTCACTGGTGGATATGGAAATGTAGATTATGTTGCTGCACATACATTTCTTGATAGATTTGCTCAATGCTCATCACTTCCAACCATAACTATTAACTGGAATGCTTGGCAAGAAGCGGGAATGGCAATTCAACTGCAAGAGAAATATAAATTACAACAATCTCATCTAGAAATACTCAAAAATGGTATTACCTTAGAAGAAGGAATAGAAGCATTTAACCGCATTTTGGTAAGTGGATTATCTCAAGTTATTGTTACTCCCCAAAATATGCAAGAGACAATGACTCAATATGCCAATATGGGAGTTATTTTTGCAGACAAACTAGCAGATAAAACTACGGTCAAAGCTAATTATCCTCGTCCTCATCTTAGTAACTCTTATGTTTTACCTCGTAATCAAATAGAGCAAACTATTGCTGATATTTGGCAAGAAGTTATAGGTATTGAAAAGGTAGGAATTTATGATAACTTTTTTGATTTGGGTGGTGACTCATTAATTGGTGTTCGAGTTATTAACAGCATCCAAGAAGAGTTTCATATTCAACTATCCACAGTCAGTATTTTTGAAGCTCCGACAGTGAGTCAACTAGCTCAATTATTAAATCCAGAAGAAAAAGAACAATTTGCACTGCAACAAAGACGTTCTCGTGGTGAAATGCGTAGACAGAAAATGCAAATACAAAAATAA
- a CDS encoding type I polyketide synthase, which yields MQTSNSDDKFRDTDIAVIGMSCRFPGAKNVAQFWDNLVNGVESITQLSQESLVASGIPSSLFSKDNYVKSRPVLEDIELFDAAFFGYNPAEAELIDPQQRIFLETAWEALEDAGYVTENYQGLIGVYAGGIFNNYSLRKISKEDNIDDHEMGNLLLANDKDYLPTKVCYKLNLKGPGINIQTACSTSLVATHLACQSLLNYEIDIALAGAIAISLPHKAGYFYQEGGILSPNGHCRAFDAKAQGTLFGSGVGIVVLKRLEEALRDGDRIHAVIKGSAINNDGSLKVSYTAPSVEGQAEVIAEALANAGLNPETISYIEAHGTGTPMGDPIEIAALTKAFRASTQNKGYCAIGSVKTNVGHLNAAAGIAGLIKTILALKHKMIPPSLHFEQPNPQIDFANSPFYVNSKLSAWNTQDSPRRAGVSSFGVGGTNAHIVLEEAPEPAQSGKSRPWQLLVISAKTATAVDTATANLAKYLEQHQELNFADIAYTLSIGRQAFSDRRIVVSQNLDAAVKALKSQDSSTVFSQFQASQERPVIFMFPGPGTQYVNITKELYQVEPAFRQHIDICCELLQPDLGIDLRQVLYSEKPPEIALFAIEYALAQLWISWGIHPVGMIGYGMGEYVAAALAGVFSLKDALKLVANKEKIAEIHLQSPQIPYISNLTGTWITTQEATDPHYWLKHLGKVENFNAGLEELCQQPGQILLEVGIGNTLSTLANQHPTKSAQQVVLSSIGEDQSAVAFLLNTLGQLWLAGASVDWSGFYAHERRQRLPLPTYPFERQRYWIEPQTPISKVKKSDIADWFYLPLWKQSVISTQYQELAPQQSSYLVFLDECGLGWQLVERLQQQGHDVITVQVGTEFEKLSSYSLNPQSSDDYDALVQQLLLKQQLPHTIVHLCNVTLDPEVINEWQTTGFNSLLFLAQALGKHPLMGEYRLVVISNHLQSVVGDEILSPQKSTLLGPVQVIPQEYPNFNCCSIDIVLPVAGTWQYEKLLENLLTELRVASSEQLIAYRGVSRWVQTFEPVRLEKAKDETPRLRPGGVYLITGGLGGLGLVLAEYLAKTVQGKLILTGRSAFPQRDEWEQWLANHDQQNPITATIRKIQELETFGAEILVVNADVASLAQMKKAIACGQLQFGTINGVIHAAGVPGGGVMQIKSIEEAHKILSPKVTGTLVLENIFQDVQLDFLVLCSSIAAIKGIFGQVDYTAANSFLDAFARHKNSKNSTFTVAINWDAWQQVGMAAKASQQLVSTQTSAGLLPSEGIDAFVRILSSKLSQVVVSKNDLHQTEQQLINHQAENFLATLEQINLSQPAHPRPLLSSAYIAPRHEHEQTLINIWQEILGVSRIGINDNFFELGGDSLLAVRFISQVREKLRIELPINSLFAASTVADLAKYFERETVSAGMSRICLREEGEL from the coding sequence ATGCAAACAAGTAATTCTGATGATAAATTTAGGGATACGGATATAGCAGTTATTGGTATGTCGTGTCGGTTTCCGGGGGCAAAAAATGTTGCTCAATTCTGGGATAATTTAGTTAATGGAGTAGAGTCTATAACTCAACTTTCTCAAGAAAGTCTAGTAGCATCTGGTATACCTTCATCGCTATTTAGTAAAGATAATTATGTCAAATCTAGACCTGTTTTAGAAGATATAGAACTTTTTGATGCTGCCTTTTTTGGTTATAACCCAGCAGAAGCCGAGTTAATTGATCCGCAACAACGGATATTTTTAGAAACTGCTTGGGAAGCACTAGAAGATGCTGGTTATGTAACAGAGAATTATCAGGGATTAATTGGTGTTTATGCTGGGGGAATTTTTAATAATTATTCCCTGAGAAAAATCTCCAAAGAGGATAATATAGATGACCATGAGATGGGGAATTTATTACTAGCAAATGATAAAGATTATTTGCCTACAAAAGTTTGTTATAAATTAAATTTAAAAGGGCCAGGAATTAATATTCAAACTGCCTGTTCTACTTCATTAGTAGCGACTCATTTAGCCTGCCAAAGTTTACTTAATTATGAAATAGATATTGCCTTAGCGGGTGCAATTGCCATTAGTTTGCCACATAAAGCGGGTTATTTTTATCAAGAGGGTGGCATCCTTTCACCAAATGGTCACTGTCGAGCCTTTGATGCCAAAGCCCAGGGAACACTGTTTGGTAGTGGAGTTGGCATTGTAGTTTTAAAGCGGTTAGAAGAAGCCTTGAGAGATGGCGATCGCATTCATGCAGTGATTAAAGGCTCGGCTATTAATAATGATGGTTCATTAAAGGTCAGTTATACAGCACCTAGTGTAGAAGGACAGGCAGAGGTAATTGCAGAAGCCTTAGCGAATGCTGGGTTAAATCCAGAAACTATTAGTTATATTGAAGCTCACGGGACTGGGACTCCAATGGGAGATCCGATTGAAATTGCCGCTCTCACTAAAGCTTTTCGTGCTAGTACTCAAAATAAAGGTTACTGTGCCATTGGTTCAGTCAAAACTAATGTGGGACATCTGAATGCAGCGGCTGGGATAGCAGGTTTAATCAAAACCATCTTGGCACTCAAACATAAGATGATTCCCCCCAGTCTGCATTTTGAGCAACCTAATCCGCAAATTGATTTTGCCAATAGTCCCTTCTACGTCAATAGCAAACTATCAGCATGGAACACTCAGGATAGTCCTCGTCGCGCTGGTGTGAGTTCTTTTGGTGTTGGTGGTACGAATGCCCATATTGTTTTAGAAGAAGCTCCTGAACCAGCACAGTCTGGAAAATCACGCCCTTGGCAGTTGCTAGTTATCTCCGCTAAAACTGCTACAGCCGTTGATACAGCCACCGCTAATCTTGCTAAATATCTAGAACAGCATCAAGAACTCAACTTCGCTGATATTGCTTACACCCTGAGTATTGGTCGTCAAGCTTTTAGCGATCGCCGTATAGTAGTATCTCAAAACCTGGACGCAGCTGTCAAAGCTCTTAAATCACAAGATTCCTCCACAGTGTTCAGCCAATTTCAGGCATCTCAAGAACGGCCAGTTATCTTCATGTTTCCAGGTCCGGGTACGCAATATGTGAACATAACCAAAGAACTCTACCAAGTGGAACCCGCATTTCGTCAGCATATTGATATCTGCTGTGAACTGCTCCAACCTGATTTAGGAATTGATCTGCGTCAAGTTCTCTATTCTGAAAAACCCCCAGAAATAGCATTATTTGCAATTGAATATGCTTTAGCTCAATTATGGATATCTTGGGGAATACATCCTGTAGGCATGATTGGGTATGGGATGGGAGAATATGTAGCGGCGGCCTTAGCCGGAGTATTTTCCTTGAAAGACGCTTTAAAATTAGTCGCAAATAAAGAAAAAATCGCCGAAATTCACCTACAATCACCACAAATTCCCTACATCTCTAATTTGACGGGAACTTGGATTACTACCCAAGAAGCAACAGACCCCCATTACTGGTTGAAACATTTAGGGAAAGTTGAGAATTTTAACGCAGGTTTAGAAGAGTTATGCCAACAGCCGGGACAAATTTTGCTAGAGGTAGGGATAGGAAACACTTTAAGTACCTTAGCCAATCAGCATCCAACTAAATCTGCTCAACAGGTGGTGCTATCTTCAATAGGCGAAGATCAATCAGCAGTAGCATTTTTACTGAATACTTTAGGTCAATTGTGGTTAGCTGGGGCATCTGTAGACTGGTCAGGATTTTATGCTCATGAACGCCGTCAGCGTCTGCCTTTGCCTACTTATCCCTTTGAGCGTCAGCGTTATTGGATTGAACCGCAAACACCAATATCAAAGGTGAAAAAGTCGGATATTGCCGATTGGTTTTATTTACCTTTGTGGAAGCAATCGGTAATTTCAACCCAATATCAAGAACTAGCACCGCAGCAGTCTAGCTATTTAGTATTTTTGGATGAATGCGGCTTGGGTTGGCAATTAGTAGAACGACTACAACAGCAAGGTCACGATGTGATCACAGTCCAAGTGGGAACGGAATTTGAGAAGTTAAGCTCTTACTCTCTCAATCCTCAATCCTCTGATGATTATGATGCCCTAGTCCAACAACTCCTACTCAAACAGCAACTACCCCACACAATTGTCCATCTGTGCAATGTCACATTAGACCCAGAAGTAATTAATGAATGGCAAACCACAGGATTTAATAGTCTGTTATTTTTAGCCCAGGCATTGGGCAAACATCCTCTTATGGGTGAGTATCGGTTGGTGGTGATTTCTAATCACTTGCAATCAGTTGTTGGGGATGAAATTCTATCTCCCCAAAAATCAACTTTGCTAGGGCCTGTTCAGGTGATACCGCAAGAATACCCCAATTTTAATTGTTGCAGCATTGATATTGTCTTGCCTGTAGCTGGGACTTGGCAATATGAAAAACTCTTAGAAAATCTGCTGACTGAATTGAGAGTTGCATCATCTGAGCAATTAATTGCTTACCGTGGTGTTTCTCGCTGGGTGCAAACTTTTGAACCAGTCCGTTTAGAAAAAGCAAAAGATGAAACCCCACGATTACGGCCAGGGGGAGTTTATCTGATTACTGGTGGATTGGGTGGACTTGGACTAGTTTTAGCAGAGTATTTAGCTAAGACAGTGCAAGGAAAGTTGATACTTACAGGACGTTCAGCATTTCCCCAGCGCGACGAGTGGGAACAATGGTTAGCTAACCATGATCAGCAAAATCCCATCACCGCGACAATTCGCAAAATCCAGGAATTGGAAACATTTGGGGCGGAAATTTTGGTTGTTAACGCTGATGTAGCTTCATTAGCACAGATGAAAAAAGCGATCGCTTGCGGACAGCTACAATTCGGTACTATCAATGGTGTCATCCACGCTGCCGGTGTTCCTGGTGGTGGTGTGATGCAAATCAAATCCATTGAAGAAGCACATAAAATTCTATCTCCCAAAGTTACAGGGACATTAGTTTTAGAAAATATCTTCCAGGATGTGCAATTAGATTTCCTCGTTTTGTGTTCATCAATTGCTGCAATTAAAGGTATATTCGGGCAAGTAGATTATACGGCAGCCAACTCCTTTTTAGATGCTTTCGCTCGCCACAAAAATTCTAAAAATAGCACATTTACAGTTGCTATAAATTGGGATGCTTGGCAACAAGTTGGTATGGCAGCTAAAGCATCTCAGCAACTAGTTTCTACACAGACCTCAGCAGGATTATTACCTTCAGAAGGAATAGATGCTTTTGTGAGGATTCTTAGTAGTAAACTATCTCAAGTTGTAGTATCTAAAAATGATTTACATCAAACCGAACAACAACTGATTAATCATCAAGCAGAGAATTTTTTAGCCACCTTAGAACAAATTAATCTTTCCCAACCAGCACATCCGCGACCGCTTTTAAGTAGTGCTTATATTGCTCCTCGTCACGAGCATGAGCAAACCCTGATAAACATCTGGCAAGAAATACTTGGTGTCTCGCGGATAGGTATTAATGATAACTTTTTTGAATTAGGGGGAGACTCATTGTTAGCTGTGCGCTTTATTTCTCAAGTCCGAGAAAAACTGCGAATAGAGTTACCCATTAATAGTTTATTTGCAGCATCAACTGTAGCTGATTTAGCTAAATACTTTGAGCGAGAAACTGTGAGTGCGGGAATGAGCAGGATATGCCTACGTGAAGAGGGAGAATTATGA